GAAATATCATAGAATTTTTCATTGAATACGTATTAATTTTGTTTCACTTCGATTTATCATTCAGCATACATGGTATTTTCATCAGTAAAATCGAtattatgaaaagaaaataaatattttactttcgtaagtataaaatttataatataatttaaaaaaaaatcaagatatcaaaataactaattacagataataatatataattaaccttatTTATTTTCTACGTCGACCAAAAATGGTCAACTGAACTGCGTTAAACTGCTGCGTCAGTAGAAGTGTTGCAGCAACTGCTGAGTTCTCCAAATTGCCACAAGTTTTCTGCAGTTCATGCTGAACTCAGTTTAACATAATATTTTAGGATTCTGAAATGTTGTATTCTAATGTAATGAACAGCAGCCTTCTAATTCAATTTTTCCTAATTTAATTGATTTGCTAACTATTGATTTgaaatttagaaaataaatattttagctTCAATTTACTAAGAATCATTTAGGtaaagatatttttaaaataatcataatttaatactaaaactaattattattttattttaatatctttACTTAAATGGCTCATACTAAGATATTTATTTCCTGAATTTCAAATCACACATTAGGAaatcaattaaaataatttaatttggaAAATTCAAATTTAGAAAGGGATGGATAAAACATTAGAGGAAAAAAATAtggaattttaaataattatatatcataCTATACAAGAAATAACTCCAATATGGAAAAGCTAATTCACtagcatttttcatgctaaaTCTCCCCATACGGAACAGATTAGAAATCCCCATCTGCTTTGGTATTTGGTGAGGATTGTGAGGAACAATATTTATATTCAACATCAGCTTAAGAACATACATCATCTGTGAGGCAAGCAGCTCGTAAGCATATGGATATAAGTCCATCCGCGTGACAAGTCAATGCGACTTATCAACCGGTGTGTGTCTCTCTCACCACCGTACGTTTGTGGTGCATTATCCTCATCATACGATCCATGCCATGACATGGTGTTCGAGTGGGCGCCATTCCATGAATGGTCAATGTGATATGCCAATCAAGGGATTTCGACATGGACCTAACTTGACATGGAGAGAGGGAGTGTGTTAGGCTCCATTGATGGCTACGTATATATGGTATGTCCGAAGATGTTGCATGCTCCAAAAGATAAGGTTCCACTGGACTACCATTGAATTATACTCAGGTCAGAGTTGGTCATCCCATATACAAACTGTGTCTGATCCAACGATATGATGAATCAAGTAAATGATGCACATATTTGGAGATAAGTGCATATTTGTATTCTTTTAGGAGATACTTGTCGTGGAAGGAAGCCTAAGTTTGacactttcttctctctctctctctctctctctctcgtttccaAACCCCATGAAAGATCCATGGTTGTTCTCAAACACTTGCCGGCTTTCAACCAAAAGCTCATCCAATAAGGCAACGAAGCTGAGAACTCTTCTTGCTCATCTCTGCTGCTGTCTTCTAAGGATCCGCTGAtatccctttctctctctctctctctctctctctctctctcttccaattCTTGTCTGTTTAATGGACTCAGCTAAGAGTAGCAGTCTTCAACCGTCCGGGGGTGGCGACGATGAGTTTGGTTCTCCCGCCGCTCCTCTGTCCGCCTTCTTCCGCTCCAGAACTGCCACCTCGGACGCCGCCACCTTGCAACCATCACCCTACTACTACGGTGACCACCACTTCGACTCGCTCTCCACCCGTCCTTTCACCAGTTTCCCCTCCACTGTAACCTTTTCCTCCTCACCGCCATCTGCCGCCGTCTCCCATGGCGCTGGCGTCGGTGCATCACCGGCGCAACAACTACCTGACCAGTCTAACGTCGCTGCTGCGACACCTGCGACGGAACGGAGCTCTAAGAAGCGGTGCAGGGCGTCACGGCGTGCCCCGACGACGGTGCTCACCACCGACGCCTCCAACTTCCGCGCCATGGTGCAAGAACTCACCGGCATCCAGTCCTTCGCTGCCTACCCCTCCCCTTGCGCCGGCGCTCGCCTTGGCCTCTTCCACTCTGCCGCTGCCTCCCGTTCCTACTCTGACCCTCCGCTGCCGGCGTCCTCTTTCTTGCTCCCTCGCCCCTTCATGCAGAAGGTCCagtctccttccttccttcccatCTCTTCTACTTCCCCTGCTCATTCTAGCTCCGCTGTTACTGCCATTAATAGCATCTCCAATGGCACCACTAGTAGCGATGGACATCGTTCATCCAGTAGCAAAAGCTACCAACTACGTTCGTCATCACATATTCTTCTGCAGCGAGAAGTATATATGAAGGAGCAACTGCAAGGCGAAGATATGATGGAGGAGATAAAGAAGAGGTGTAGATAGCCAAAGAGGAGGAAGATTGAGTTACTGCTTCAACCTAATTGGTTTTGGTGTTGACACAATGATTAATGTGCTTACCTTAGCTCTTGCCGTAGATCTCCAGTGAGATAGATATCACATGAAGATTATAAGAGATGTGGTGGTGCAAGGCAgtaatgagatatatatatatatctcatgtgTACCATGTTCTGATGGAGTGGGAATGATTGGTGAAGATTGTCGAGGCCTCATCACAAACTAAATTGCCTGCTTGCTTCACCCCTGTTTGTGAAGAGCATCGAATGCCTATTTATGCTGTTGTTTTGTGGTCCTAAAATACTTTGGGTTGAACTGTGATGTGATGTGTGTGTGAAATGATGTCGGGTTGCTTGCCGCTCGCAATGTCTCGATCAGAATTAAAAGATAAGTTTCTTCCTTTAAGTCTGAATTAACAGATATTATAACAGATATTAAAgtctaaaataaattattaatataataatatatataatttaagttaataataataataataatattattattattattattatttcttgttcCCTTCGGTGACCTCGCAGCGCAAGTCGTCAGTGCAGGAGCAAGCGAGGACGCCTCCACTGCCGGCGGTCACGCCGGAGCAGAGGCACGCTTTTGCTCTAGCCGTGGCCTCGATGGCAATGGCGAAGGCGACGACTGCGATAGCGCAAGCGGTTGCGAAGGTGGCTTGTCTCATCAGGCCTTCTGCTAGCTTCGTCAAGGAGCATTACGTCGCCATCGTCATCCAAACTGCCTTCGAGGTTATTTGGTATATGACTCTTCgcactctctccctctccttttcTTCTGGAATCCAGAGAAAGCTCTAAGGGAGGCTTGGGTTCGGGTGTGCAGTGGAAGGCGAGGAGGGTGCTGCAGGCTTTGAAGGGGCTCGTGAAGCTGCAGGCATTGGTGAGGGGGCACAACGTCCGGAAGCAAGCCAACATGACGTTGCGATGCATGCAAGCGCTAGTGAGAGTGCAGGCGAGCGTGAGAGACCAACGCATGCGGCTGGCGCAGGAGTTGTCGGCAGCGGTTTCTCGCGGTAGCAACAAGTCCTCCTTCAACTGCAACACCTCCTTCTGGGAGTCCAAGCACCTCCAGGAGCTCGCAGAGAGGAGATCCATGGTAACTAACATGTCCCTGAGAAAACCCAAGCTTTCTTTTCTCGTTATGTGTCTTCCTTATTTGGTGGAATGAGCAGTCTGAGGGACGGGAGTAACTTTTAACATTTAAGCTTACTAAAATATGATGTGTTTATAGAATAGTTTTTAACATTTAAGCTTCTAAAAATCAGAGTATCAACCTAAAAAAATGATCCAAATGCTTTAGAACAACTTTCATTACATCCAGATGGACCATTATAATGACATTTCTAATTTAGAGAATTATTTCAATATTTTCTGATTTATTTAGAATTTTGTATAATTTGTGACTTTTAgaatttctttatattttttctatttttaccataatattatgtatttaagtaattttttaatatttgagcttctaaatatgttCTAAAGCGATCATAAAAAATTAGTTCAAAAAGTCAACTTTTAGTATTTGATATTCTGATTTTAATTTGACCTCAAAATCAAGGTATCTACATAAAAAAATGATTCAAATACTTTAAAATTTATAGGATAGCTTGTAATTGCAAATAGATGgacttttaaaataatttatctaattttgataattattttaatatttttaaatttattcaaaatttatgcaTTTATTGTTTTTGAATTTTCTTCACATTTTTCTTATTCTCACCCAAATATGATGCATTTGTgtaattttttaacatttgagtTTTTAAATATATTCTAAAGCTATGGTAAAAAATTGgtccaaaaaataaataaatcaactaTTAGCATTCAATATCCTGATTTTGGTATGACtccaaaatcaaagtatcaaCATCAAAGAATGGCTTAAATGCTTTAAAATTTGAAGGACAACTTTTAATTGAAATTAGATGGACCTCTATAGACTGTTAAACCAATAATTGAAGGAtaacttttttatttatatataaacccattttattatatataaataactATTACAGGGTCATGCACCGACATTTGGTTCCACTTACATAACTGGTAGGCCGCGACACCCCATCTCATGTCTCCGCTCCCTTCCGCTATCCATCTTGTTCGTGTCCCGTATCTGCACGAGTTGCTCCGCGCCAACTTCGTGTTCCCGCTACGTGGTGGTGCCTCCACGGAGCTCCACGCGTCGTCGAGCCTCTCTCAACGCGTGGTAACACGATAACCATCTCCTCTCCGTCGCTCCACACAAAGCAGCGGGCCCCGCTCCAAACCCCACCCCGCCCCCCCCGGGGAGCCATCTCCGCCACGAATTCCAGCTCCGGTCTCCGACCGGTCACGGATATGCCTCGCGCGTAGCCGCACTCTTCCTAACCCGTTATTTGGTTTGTAACAGTAAGTCACATAATTATTTGTTTTACTTGTTAATCATATGTAAACAGTTACATAACGTCGTGGATAAAGTTACAGATGTATTAAGCCGATTCTTCGTTGGGTGCCAAATGTATCAAGTCGCAGTGAAGCAAATCTTATGGGAAAGAAGAGCTATCACAAGGCCATGCACCAACATTAGCTCAAGTTGGTTCCTCTTGCCCAACTGTTAGGCCGTGCCAACCTACTTTTCTCGTGTCTCCGCTCCCTTCCGGTACCCGTCTCGTTCGTGTCCCATATCCGCACGAGTTACTCCGCGCCAACTTCGTGTTCGCGCTACGTGGTGCCTCCACAGGGCTCCACGGGTCGTCGAGCCTTTCTCAACGGCTTGGCAACACGATAACCATATCCTCTCCGCCGGTCCACACAAAGCATCGGGCCCCGCAACGCCCCCCCGAGTCATCTCCGCCACGAATTCCAGCTCCGGTCTCTGACGAAAAGATCCGGTCACGGATATGCCTCGCGCGTAGCAGCACGATTCTTACACCGTTATTTGGTTTGTAACGGTGTCATATAATTATCATGTAACGTTGAGGATTTTACTTATTTCGCTTGTTAATCCGATGTAAATAGTTACAGATCGGACTGAAGTTATTGATCAGCGGTATGATTTCCCACATGAAATCACCAAAACTCTCGCGCATATTTTTCCGGTTTAGATTTAAAACGGAACCGTTACGTACGTTATCATTGTAACAGATGTGACGCGACCCACGAGAGGCGGCGGTGGACCGGCACGTGGCGGAAGTCGGGGAGGCGCTGCGCCAATGGGCAACCGGCAACGGATCGGATCCCGTACCATTCGCCTCAGCCGTGAGTTGCGACCTGGCGGGGCCCGCTGGTTTCCGGCTGCGTCGCCACGAACCCACAGTGGGACCCGCTGCCGCCCTCGTTTAGAGACTCGGGATACATAAAATAAGTTCTCacccaatttttgctcttctatgATCTATCCCGGTAAAAGAATTCGTTCCTGGACGCCGACCAGAGGAGAAGAAGTCTCtagagacacagagagagagagagagagagagagagagagaagaggcagCCAACCCAGATACAGTACAGCTTCTTTTGAAGGTTGGGGTTTCTGGTTCCGTTCTTCTTCGGTAGATGATTCCTGGTTCTTGAGATCTTGAGGTGGACAGGGAGGGGATTCATGAGGTCTCTGTTGATCCGAGTTTGAGTTTCTATTTGATATCTGAATCTTTTTTGCTTTCATGTTCAGGGTTTCTGGTCCCGCTCTTCTCCATGATTCCTGGTTCTTGAGTTCGTGAGGTATCTGTTGATCTGAGGTTTGTGATTCGTTTGATGTgatcatttctttcttttcttgataTGGAGCATTTAGGAGGGTGGGTTGTTTGTTCTTGCGGTCTGACTATAGAGTGTCGATTTTGCAGGGAGAATTGGATTTAAGGGGACTTGACGGGCTCCGGCTGAAGGATGGCAGCTTGGAACGAGCGCGAGGTATATTTTCTTACACTCGAATTTATAGCagatttttgttttgttttcttttatttattgccTTTTTTTTCTTGTGGATTTCTTGTAATATGCTATTTATCGTTTTTTCGGGTATATAAGGTAGTAATTGATgctagaatctctctctctctctctctctccacacttTGAGATCGGCACCTTCTCGGTAGACTTCATAGTTAGGTGTTTAGTTTCTTCGGGTACATAAGGTAGTAATTGATGCTAGATTCTCTTTTTCTGATACCACACTTTGAGATCGACAACTCTTGGCAGATTTCATAGTTAGGTTTTTGGATTCTTCGTGATTCAGTTACATCTGTCCACAACGATGTGTTTTTAGCTGTGGGGATGGGTTTTATCATGATGCGTTATCTAATTTTCTTTGAATGAAGACATTCATTTGGATTTGAGCGATTTGTTAGGTGTAGTTGATGCTTAGTCTTGTATATGCAAGCTTTGGGAACATAATCCCTTGCGTCAATATCCTGCCAACTGGCCAAGCCATAAACAAGAGAACTGCATACAATTGGATGAAAGAAAAACGGCCTTGATGAACACTAAAAGTAATAGAGAGATTTGAGACACTTTGTAGAATGGTCTGCGTTTGTGTGGGAGCTGGAGACTCATTGTATCATGCAAAGTTGTTTTAGGCTGTTGCTAGTGATGGTTACAGTTCTCAAGGCAGCCGCGAGGAAAATTTCTTTATGAAATGAAATGCCAGCACGAAGAACTTCAAGCATTCAACCAACCATGAATGGTTAGAACCAACATctcagaaaaagaattttcacttGAACCACTGTTCTCAAAAACTGTCTTGTTTCTCATGTGCCACAAGACCATCATAGAGCTATAGCAAGCGTATTTTACACTTTCCAACAAGTCTGGGGTTTGTATTGTGATAGCCAAGTGGACATGCAATAATTCAAGTAGGCAGGGTGATAACACCATGgggttttatcataaaagaaaggggagaaaagggggtgatcacttcgaggggatcggcctcataGGGTTTGTCAGaagactggaataatatttcattgattgttgaaaagaaacagatacatctctatttatagagtttcacctagagtcctccaggacttggactcttaaataataaataaatatcaaataaacccCTATCCAATTTTTACTGAACTAGacaaactcaataaaacattattcaaaactcagaaaataaagggatcctaacaattcctcccccttcaaatcagccttgtccttcagGCTGAGTAGCATTAAACTCGGAGAGCttttctttcagcacttcagacaTAGGGTATTTGTGgcgcatcacaacctgttgatcaagtaagtacggtctccatttcttgatagtgtaagcaatatgtTGGCCTTTcagtgtagtagtcattgcagttTTCTGAAGAACCCTCTCCATCCGATGGTTAGTGGCAGTTATGACCTTACTTCTACGTCGTCCCTTTAGGATTATctactttccattaataaaaaatttcatggttagtttagaaaaatttcaagaaacgtcACCCagggttgatagtcattcaattccaagcaACACTTCAAAGTCTTTTAAGGGTAGCAAAAAGAAGTCCACGAGTAACTCTtagccttgtataatcaattttattttcaaacatttgttatcacaagttaaaattcgtccatcaacgACCTTTACTTCGAATTTATCACAACCTTCAATGCGGTAGTCCAATCGGTCAGTAAccttactgtccataaaattgttagtgctaccagtatcaatcaaaactgtaaCATGCTGATATtccaaagttcctccaactttcatagtttgcgggttggAGTAGCCGACTAATGCATACACTGTATATATGATAGGTTTGACATTTTCATCATAATCCATACCATCATGATCAGAGTCCATATtgctagctttcggttcctccccaattggttcaatcatcagatgtCGCccctgtttacatcggtgctccctactccacttttcatcatagtgctaGCACAAAACCTtcgttgatctttccttgagttcttctcgggttagtcttcaGGTGTTAGGGTTTCGACGGGGAATAAATGGCGtgggtggcttgctgatcatctgtttgttgtcacttctgttttgaCGATTTTCGCTGTCGATTATTTCCTCATGCAAATGTGCAAATAAGGTTGCAGCTGTCATAATACGGGATTGGCGAGCTTTGACTTCACACTggatatctggattaagtccttTAATAAATGTTCCCACCAGTTGtcgtttggaccaatctcttgcttgatttgacaatcattCAAATCTGCTATGATATTCTAGCACTGTAGACATCTAATGAATTTTAGTAAGCTGcctatcaacattctcatattcaaatGGTTCAAAGCGAACGAGAAACCCTCTCTTGAATTGTTTCGATGAGGGAACcccatggcaagtttcgtaccaatcataccattgtATTGCATCTTCATCTAGTTGGATTGAAACTATtttcaccttggattcttctggagtaaTGTGAAAACGGAAATTTTTTTCTGTTCTAGAGATCCAAccggtcagatctccatcttctCATCTTGGGAATTCCACCTTCATGCGTGGATAGCTTGTGTTTTATTTTTGGTTTCTTTTTCCTATTTCTCCAGATCAGTTCAATGTAAGACTTAAAGTTTCATCTAACTTGCTAGAGCTCTCCAATAGACTCTTTTTAAAATCGTTAAGGGTTTCTTGCAGCCGGTTCTCAATTATGGTTTCCAAGGCTTCTAATTGGGCTTTCACTGAGTTGTCAGTAGCCATTGTGACTGCAGATCTGTAATCTCCAACTCTTGTTTCTGGTGTCAGTTCAAGGGCATCAGTACTGCACTATCCGGTGCGGCTGTTGTGAAGTTTGGCTTGAGGCATCATTGAGGGCATAAGAGAATGCGAAGCTGCCGAGGAAGCAGATGCCGAGGGCAGCGTAAAGgcttgctgcggtcgctgcgaggAGGAAAGGTTGCAGCCTTGTTTCTGTCGTTGTATGGGGTGCGAGCGCCGAGGGATCGCGAGCGGTCAAGGGCTGAGGCTGTGGGGCTGGAAGGAGGCGGCGTCGGCGTGGGGAGCGCCCGAGGGCGGTTGCGgttgctgtgacccaaggggagtGATCGCCTAGGCTAGGGAGGAGACGATAGTGCGGCTGTGGGGGCTGGAAGGCGGTAGCGTCAGCGTGGGGAGCGACGAGGGGGGTGGTTCGCTGGCCGGGAAGCAACGGCGACGACCCTTTATCGCTCGAGTAGGATGGGGTGTGGTTGTCGTCACGCTACTCTCGGCTGGGAAGCGCGTTGTTGAGGGTTGGGATGGTCCGCCAAGGGTAGGAGATGCTAGCAGCGTCGTCTCCGACGGAGGTGCGGCTGAGGCGACTGTAGAGATGCCGAAGACCGCGGTTGGGAAACAGAGGCGGTGGCCCTTTCTCGCTCGAGCGGGATGGGGCGCAACTGCCCTTACGTTGCTTTCGGCTGGGAGGCGCGCTACTGAGGGCTGGGATGGTTCGTTGAGGGTAGGAGATGTTGGCAGCGTTGTCTCCGGTAGAGGCGCGACTAAGGCGGCTGTAGAGATGCCGAGGACAACGGTTGGGAAACAGAGGCGGTGGCGCTTTCTCGCTCGAGTAGGATGGGGGTGGTCTGCTGTCCGGGAAACAGCGACGGCGATGGTCACTGGCCAGGAAGCAGCAGCCCTTTC
The window above is part of the Musa acuminata AAA Group cultivar baxijiao chromosome BXJ2-6, Cavendish_Baxijiao_AAA, whole genome shotgun sequence genome. Proteins encoded here:
- the LOC103986768 gene encoding VQ motif-containing protein 22-like, yielding MDSAKSSSLQPSGGGDDEFGSPAAPLSAFFRSRTATSDAATLQPSPYYYGDHHFDSLSTRPFTSFPSTVTFSSSPPSAAVSHGAGVGASPAQQLPDQSNVAAATPATERSSKKRCRASRRAPTTVLTTDASNFRAMVQELTGIQSFAAYPSPCAGARLGLFHSAAASRSYSDPPLPASSFLLPRPFMQKVQSPSFLPISSTSPAHSSSAVTAINSISNGTTSSDGHRSSSSKSYQLRSSSHILLQREVYMKEQLQGEDMMEEIKKRCR